In Mycobacterium branderi, the DNA window GGCGCGGAGATCGCCGTCGACGGTGGCTGGACCGCGGGTCCCACCGTGAAATATGTTATGGGACAGTGATTTCGACCGACGGGAGATGAGATGAAGCGCCTGCAGGGCCACCGGATCCTGGTGACCGGCGCGGCGTCGGGGATCGGCCGGGCCACCGCGCTGCGACTGCTGGACGAGGGCGCTGCCGTGGTCGGCGCGGACGTCGCGGCCGACGGTCTGCAGAAGACCGTCGCGCAGGCGCAGGAGAGCGCACCGACGACCGGCTGACCACCGTGGAGATGAACATCGGTGACGAGAGCTCGGTGATCGGCGGGGTGCGATCCGCCGTCGACGCGCTGGGCGGCCTGGACTCACTGGTCAACGCGGCCGGCATCCTGCGTGCCTCGCACACCCACGACACCACGCTGGAGTTGTGGAATCAGGTCGTCGGCGTCAACCTCACCGGCACGTTCCTGGTGGTCCGCGAGGCGCTGCCGGCGCTGCTGGAAAACCCGCGCAGCGCGATCGTGAACTTCAGCTCGACGTCGGCGAGCTTCGCACACCCCTACATGGCGGCCTACGCCGCCAGCAAGGGCGGTGTCCAATCTTTCACCCACGCGCTGGCGCTCGAGTACGGCAAGCAGGGTGTGCGCGCGGTGTGTGTGGCGCCGGGCAGCATCAAGTCCGGTATCACCGACACCACAGCCGGATACCTTCCACCGGACTCCGACTGGTCGCTGCTGGCCAAGCTGTCGCCGATCTTGCCCACCTCACTGGAATCCAGCGGTGCCCCGATGGCCGATCCCGCGGCGGTGGCCGGGGTGATCGCGATGTTGGTGTCCGACGACGGTGCGTTCATCACCGGGACCGAGATCCGCATCGACGGCGGCACCCACGCATGATGCGCGCCGGCGACGATGCAAAGCGAAGCGACGAGGAGGAGCGGCGCAGGTGACGCCGGACGTCAGCTACGAGGCAACGCTTCGCGAAATCGCGACCGACGCCGGGGTGCTGCGCTATCACGAGGCCGGTGACGGCCCTGCGCTGCTGATGCTGCACGGCTCCGGTCCCGGTGTGACGGGATGGCGCAATTTCCGGGGTGTGCTTCCCGCTTTCGCCGAGTATTTCCGTTGCCTGATCCTGGAATTCCCGGGTTTCGGCGTCAGCGACGACTTCGGCGGCCACCCGATGCTCACCGCGTTCGACGCCGTGGTCCGGTTCGTCGACGCCCTCGGCCTGGACACCGTCGACATCGTCGGCAACTCGATGGGCGGTGGCGTCGCGATTAACTACGCGGTCGCACACCCGGACAAGGTGCGCCGGCTGGTGACCATCGGCGGTATCGGCCGCAATATCTTCAGCCCTGGCCCGGCGGAAGGCATCAGGTTGTTGCAGGAGTTCACCGAGGATCCCACCCGCGAGCGGCTGGTCCGGTGGCTGAATTCGATGGTCTACCACCCGGAGACGGTGACGGAGGAACTCATCGAGGAACGCTGGCGCGACGCGACCCGGCCGGAGACGCTCGCCGCCGCGCGGCGGATGTACGGGAAGGCCGCGTTCGAGCAGATGGTCGCGGCCATGGACTCCTCGAAGGGGCCGCAGCCGTGGGCGATCATGCACCGGATCAAGGCGCCGATGTTGATCACCTGGGGTCGCGACGACCGGGTGAGCCCGCTGGACATGGCGCTTATCCCGATGCGGACGGCCCCGAACGCCGAGCTGCACGTCTTCCCGAACTGCGGGCATTGGACCATGATCGAGGCCAAGGAAGCGTTCGAGAGCACGGTGCTGGCATTCCTGCTTCGTGCGGACGGCGCCTGAACAACAGTCGGGAGGCCAGCGATGTCGGCTGCTGACACGGCGACATCGATGGTGGCGCGGGTCGCGCTGATCATGAACGTGTTCGACGAGCCTGGCAGGCGGTTGCGCCTGGACCAGGTGGTCACCCGCACCGGCCTGCCCCGGTCCTCCGTCCACCGGATCCTCAAGCAGTTGGAATCCGCGGGACTGTTCCAACGCCGCCCCGACGGATACTGCCTCGCGGCCTCCCCACTGCCGCGAACACAGATGGTCGATCACTCCCAGCTGCGCGGCGCGGCGTCCCGCACACTCGAGCGCCTCCACGCGGACACGGGTCTGGTGGTTCATCTGGGGGTGTTGTTCGGACGAGACGTGGTCTATCTGGACAAGGTCGCCGGGCGGAGCGGGGTTTTGGTGCCGACCCGCGTCGCGGGCCACACTCCGGCGCATGCCAGCGCACTGGGCAAAGCAATGCTGGCCCAACTTCCCGCCGAAGAAGTGGATGCGGTCGTCGGGGAACGGCTCGAGAAACGCACCCGGGCCACGATCGCCAACCTGGCGACATTGCACCAAGAACTGGCGCGAATTCGGTCAAGGCACGGATTGGCCTACGACACTGAGGAATTGGCGATCGGTCTGTGCAGCGTCGCGGCGCCGATCCGAACTTCCGACGATGGGATAGCGGGTCTGTCACTGACGGGCGCGGTCCCGATGAACCGGCTGCAGCGAACCGCTCCGTTCGTCCTTCGCGCCGCACGGCGCATATCTCAGCAGTTGGGCGGAACCGATCCCGAAGCGGCGGTGAGCGGTTCGCAACCAACCGTCAGCGACACCGACAGCATGCTGTCGCGTGTTCTTCGCACGCTGACATCCGACGCGTGGGTCTGATCGCCGCTCACAAGATGAAAGCGTCGACTTTCAGCCCGAATGCGAACTGGCCGGCCACCGACAGCACCCGTTCGACGTCGTTGGCGACGTGCATCTGCGCGGTTTGCACGTCGCGCCACACTCGCTCCACCAGTTCGCCGTCGACATCGGGCGCGAGCAACCGGATCGCCGCCATCGCGCGCTCGAACGCTACTACCTGGTCTCGCCGTGACCGCAGCATCAGCTCCGCCTCAGGGGTGGCGTCGGCGCGGGCGCAGTCCATGAGCTCGGCCACATTGCGGCGCATTTGAAGCACTGACAGCTCCAAATCGGCGTCGGCCATCGCGACGGCACTCAACGGGTGGCTGACCTCCGGATGCCGCGCGGTCAGCATGCCCAGCGCGGCGCCGAGAACCGGCGCAGTGCCGGTGTGGGTGTACAAGATTGGCTGCGGAAGCCGGTACAGCGGGGCAAGCCTGCTCCGCTGGTCGGGACTGACCCATCCGAACGTGCGATAGCCCGGCACGATGGCACCGGCGACCACGACGTCGTGTGCGCCAATTCCGCGTAGTCCCAACCCATTCCAATTCGCCTCGACCACGTAATCATGTCGTGGCACCAGGGCGACGACGAAGTCTTGGGCAGCGCCGTCGTCTCCGACAACCAATGCGCCGGCCATCAGCCACGAGGCGTGATCGATGCCCGTGCAATGGCTCCAGCGTCCCGACAACCGGAAGTCGCCGTTCACGCGCTCCAGTCGTCCGGTCGGGGCATACGACGCGCACAGCAAGGCCCGCCGGTCGGAATCCCAGACGTCGTGCTGCGCCCGTTCGTCGAACAGCGCAAGATGCCAGGTGCTGACCCCGAGCATCCCGGCCAACCAGCCCGTGGACGTGCACGCCGCCGATATCTCGCGCGTGGCCGCCAGATAATCATCCGGTTCGCCTTCCAGGCCGCCGAACGAGGTGGGCTGCAGCATCGAGAAGAATCCGGCCTCCTGCAGACGTGCGACGGTGCCGGGGTCGACTGCGCCGTTTCGATCGACATCGGCGGCGGCCTCGGCGATCGCGGGAAGCAGCGCACGGACCGCGGTCAGCACACTCTCGGCCTTCGCCATGGATACCATCATTGCGTCCCGAGGAGGTCTGCATGGCCGAACCGTCCGCTGTGGCGCGCGAGATACTCGACGTGGTGACGCCGATGGCCGCCCGCCAGATCGGTGAGCGTGCGTTTGCAGACGAATTGATCGCAGGATTGCGGGATTCGGGCGTCTGGCGGATACTCCAACCGGTCCAATACGGCGGGCGCGCAATGGCCCCCGAGGAATTCATCTCCGTGGTGTGCGCGCTCGCCGCGATCGACGGGTCGATCGGTTGGCTTACCGCAATGTTCAACGTGGCGACCTACCACGTTGCCGGTTTGCCGCATGGGGTGGCCGACGAGGTTTGGAACTCTGGCGGCAGATCGCTGGTGACCGCCTGCTATCGGCCCGAGGGACAACTGGTTCGAAGCGCCGAGGGTCCGCGGCTGACCGGTCGGTGGGCCGCGATCGCCGGCGCTGAACTCGCGGACTGGGTGTTGCTGACGGCCCTCGACGACGGCGGTCGCTGCTGCGTCCTGGTGCCGCGGCAAGAGGTCCAGCTCGCACCCGCCGCGAGCTCAAACGGGTTGCGGGGAGCCGGAATCTGTCACGTGTCGGTCTCCGGGTTGGGGGTTGACGAGCGGCGTATCTTCCAAAGCGCGTGTGCCAGTGGGCAAGTCGACACGAATCCGCCTATCCCGGTGGTGGTCGGTGCCGGCGCGGCCGCGGTAGTGGTTGGCGCGGCCGACGGTGTCTGGCGGGTACACGTCGACCAAGTGCGTGAACGACTCGCCGCCTCCTACGGCAGTGAGGAGGTGACCGATCGGATGTCGTCGACGGTGCAGGTGGCCCGGGCGGCCTCCGACATCGACGCCGCCAACCTGCAACTGGCGACCACGCTGCAGGCCGAAAGTCGCCACGCCGCGGCGGTGGCCCAGCGGCAGGCCGTCGTTCGGGCGCGTGACACCGCCGATCGGCTGCTGGGCTGCAGCCGGCGGCACGCGCTGGATGCGTCAGACCCGGTTGCTCGGCTCTGGCAGGACGTCCACGCCGGCTGCCGTCTTGCCCTCGGCCTGCTCGACGGACTCGACCCCAACTGACGCCCGCTCGGCCAACTCGGCGAGTGCTCGCGGCAGCCCGTCCGCGATTTCCCACGGGTCGGCCACATGGTCACCACAGGTGAGCACGCCGATGGTCATCTGGTCTTCGTAGCTCCAGCCGGTGAAGTTCAGACCCATCGGGAAGACCAGCGGGCCGGTCGAGATGAGCTGTTCGATCGGCGCTCCGCCCCAATAGAGCCGACGCTGTGGACCCCTCATGTTCGAGGCGATCAGGCTGAATGTCGGTCGGTGGCTCATCCGTTCGCCGACGAGCGGCAATGCGCGGGAATAGAACCAGAACAGCGGCCAGTACTCCATCCAGTCGTGCTGGAGCAAGGCATCTCGTTCGGCCTGCACCTCACGGGCGGTTCGGGTGGCCGCGGCAATCGCGGTGAGGCGTTCGACGGGATCGGCGATGTTGGTGGCAAGCAGGACGTTCCACCGCGCGACGTGATTGCCCCACCCGATCTCGGCGCCGGGCGGTCGCATGGATACCGGCACTACCGCGGTCAGCGTTTCGGCGGGAAGTTCTGCGTGCCGGTCCAGGAACTCGCGAAGGGCCCCGCTGCAGCATGCCAGGAACACGTCATTCACCGTGACGCCCAACGTTTTTGTCACCTGTTTGATCGTTTGCATGTCGCAGCGTTGATAGGCGAACCGGCGGTCGGAGGTCAGCGGCGCGTTGAACCGCGCCCCGGGGGCGGCAAAGGCGGCGGCATAGCCGGGCTTGCCGGCCTTTTGGCGGCGCCGGATGGTGCGGGTGACACGGGCGGTGCGAGCGATGATGCGGGGGAAACCGAACAGCGCGGCGAGCTGATGCCGCATTACCAGCGGGAGCCAGATCCAGGGCGCGGGGCGCCGCTCGTTCGGCAACGGCGTGACGGCCGGCTCCGGCAACCGAGCCTGGGGGTCGGTGCTGTACATGGTCTCGAGGAGATGCAGCGAGGCCATGCCGTCGGCGACGGCATGATGAATCTTCAAGACCAGCGCGATCCGTCCGCCGGCCAGGCCGTCGACGTACCACAGCTGCCACGGCGGGCGGCCGCGATCGAGTCGGGGCTCGAAGATCGCGCTGATCGTCGCCGCGAGTTCCCGATCCCCTCCCGGTGCCGCGGCGGCGACTCGCTTGACGTGGTAGTCGATGTCGAGCCGGGGCCGCGAGATCCACCATGGCCGACCGAACCGCAGTCGCGGCATCAGCAGCTGCCACTGCAAGGGCTCGATGCGATCGACCATGCCCTGCGCAGCGGCTTTCACGCGTTCGAACGTGATCGGCGTGTGGCCGCGGGCCGGGTCGAGCACCACCGCCTTGATCGTGTGCTGCGGTTGCACGTCGTTTTCCCATGCCAGAAAACTGTTGTCTTCGCCCTTCAAACGGCGCATGTTTCACCTCATTCGTGGGTGCCGCCTCCGCGGGCGGCACGTGGCATGAGTCACTTCTACGCGGGAAGTGTGGGCGAAAAGACAACTTGTCTCGTCCAGTGAGACTCGGCGGTGATCAGCGCCCGCAGCCGCCCTACGTTTCGCTGCATGACGCGGTTGCAACGACTCAGGGTGACTGCCCGCAGCATCAAGGTGCTGCGCGAGGCCGGCCTGTCCGGAGGTCTCATGGACGGGATCAGGTCCGCCACATTGGTGCGCAAGTACGGGGGGTTCGCCGGAGTTATCGAGGCCGCGGCGGTGCGGAACACCGACGCCATTGCGATCAGCGACGAATTCGGCGACGTGACATTCGCCGAACTCAACGGCCGCGTCAACGCGCTGGCTCGGGCGTGGACGGCGCGGCGGATCGGCCCGGGCGATGTCATCGCGATGCTGTGCCGCGATCACCGCGGGCTGATCACCGTGCTCGCGGCGGCGAACAAAGTCGGTGCCCAGCTGCTGCTGATGAACACCGGGTTCGCCAAGCCCCAGCTCGCCGACGTTGCCCGGCGCGAACAGGTGTCCGTTCTGGTCTACGACGAGGAGTTCACCGAACTGCTCGGGGCGATCGATCCCGGCGTGCGTCGATTCGTCAGCTATCGCACCGCCGGCACAGAACGAGGTGTCGACGAGTCACTCGAGGGGTTGATCCGATCGACATCCACTGAACCCGTTGCGCCGCCGGACAAACCCGGCGGTCTGACGCTGCTGACCAGCGGCACGACCGGCACACCGAAGGGCGCGCCGCGCGGCAAGACCTCGCCGCTGTTCTCCGCGCAGCTACTGGACCGGGTGCCGCGCCGGCGCGACGAAACCTGCATGCTGGCCGCACCGATCTTTCACGGCACCGGGCTGGGGCAAGCGGTCCTGTCACTGGCCCTGGGGAACCGGCTGGTATTGCGCCGCAAGTTCGATCCTGAAGCGACGCTGGCGGCGATCGAATCTTATCGGTGCAACGTGCTCGTTGTCGTGCCCACCATGTTGCAGCGAATCTTGGCGCTGCCCAAAGACATTCGCGATCGCTACGATACGTCGTCGTTGCGGATCGTCTTCGCATCGGGGTCGGCCATGCCGCCCGACTTGGTCCGTCGGGCGCTGGACGAGTTCGGCCCGGTGCTCTACAACCTCTACGGCTCAACCGAACTCGCGGTCATGACCGTCGCTATGCCCGAGGACCTGCTGCACGATCCCCGCACGGCCGGACGGCCCCCGGTGGGCTGCGCTGTCCGGTTATACGACGCGCAGGGCAAGCGGATCACCGCACCGGGAGAAATCGGCCGCATCTTTGCCGGCAGCAATATCAGCTTTTCCGGCTACACCGACGGGCGGAAGAAGGACGTCATCGACGGCCTGCTCAGCAGCGGCGACGTCGGTCACTTCGACGAGACGGGCCGGCTCTACGTCGACGGCCGCGACGACGACATGGTGATCTCCGGCGGCGAGAACGTCTACCCGCTCGAGGTAGAGAACCTGATCTGTGGCCACCCGGATGTGGCGGAAGCCGCGGTACTCGGGGTCGACGATCCCGACTTCGGCCAACGTCTCAAGGCGTATGTGGTCCGCGTCGAGGGCTCCACCGTCGACGCCGACGGGATCAAGGACTACGTGCGGGCAAACCTGGCCCGCTACAAGGTCCCCCGGGACGTCGAATTTCTCGACGTACTTCCGCGCAACGCCACCGGCAAGCTGCTGCGCGGCCAGCTGACGGGCGGCGGAGTCAAATGACCCGCGCCGGCGACGATGCAGAGCGTAGCGATGAGGAGGAGCGGCGCAAATGACCGATGTCGACTCCATGAAGCAGGAAGTCGCGGCGAGGATGAGCGCGGCGTTCGCGTCGATCGTCGCCGGCAACGGAGACGCTGCCGAGGTTCGCGCCAGCCTTCGGGCAAGTCGGCGGCCCGCAATCGGAGTCCCGGTGAGTCGGATCGAGGAGCGCAGCATTGCGGGCCCGGGCGGTAAGTTGCGGCTGCGGATCTACTTTCCGTTGAATCCCGACAACTCCAACGGCGGGCCGCCGGTGCTGATCTATTTCCACGGCGGGGGTTTCGTGCTGTGCGACCTCGATTCGCACGACTCGTGTTGCCGCCGGCTCGCCAATGGTATTGGGGCGGTGGTCGTTTCGGTCGATTACCGACTGGCCCCGGAGTCTCCGTTTCCGGCCGCTGTGGACGACGCCTGGGCCGCCACCGAGTGGGTGGCGGCTCACATGGGCGAACTCGGCGGTGACCCGGCGCGACTCGTGGTCGCCGGCGACAGCGCCGGCGGCAACCTGGCCGCCGTGGTGGCCATGATCGCCCGCGATCGCGGCGGCCCGCCGATCGCGTTCCAGCTGCTGATCTACCCCGTCGTCGACCAGCGTCGCAAGTCCTCGGCGACAAGCCCGCACACCGCCAGCGGAGTGCTCACCGCTGCGCACATGCAGTGGTTCACCGAGCAATATCTCGGGCCTGACGGTGACCGGACGAATGTGCTGGCATCCCCGATCCTCGGCGAATTCGGCGAACTCCCACCGGCACACATCGTCACCGGTGAATTGGACCCGTTGTGCGAGGAGGCCGAGGATTACGCGGGGCGGCTTCGCGGCGCCGGCGTGCCGGCCACGGTGCGACGCTACGAGCGCGGATTTCACGGCTTCTTCAACCTCGCTGACCATCTGCCGATCGCCCGGCAAGCCAGCGACGACGTGTGTGCGGTGGTGCGTGACGTACTGAGCCGCAAGCCTTCCCAAGACCGACCATCACCGAAAGGCACGTCATGCAATTGAGCCACACGCGCGCGCTGGTCACCGGCGCGAGCCGGGGGTTGGGAAAGAGTATCGCCGAGGTACTGGCCCGGCGTGGCGCCGACGTCGCGCTGGTGGCGCGCAGCGGCGACTCGCTGGCGGTGCTGGCAAAAGAGCTGGGCGGCACGGCGTATCCGACCGACCTGTGTGACCCCGACGCCGTCGAGCAGTTGGTCGACCGGGTCGAAGCCGACGGCCCGGTGGACGTGCTGGTCAACAACGCCGGAATCGACCATGTGGGCCGCTTTCCCGAGGCCAGCGCACAGCAAGTGCGCGACCTCCTGCAGGTCAACCTGGCCGCGCCGATGGAGCTCTGCCGTCAGTTGATGCCCCGCATGGTGCAAAAGGGACGCGGTCACATCGTCAACGTGTCGTCGTTCGGCGCCATCTCGCAGGGACCCGGCGTGACCTTGTACGGCACCTCCAAGGCCGGCCTCAGCCACTTCACGGCGGGAATCCGTTCGGAATTGCGGGGTAAGCCGGTGGGAACCACACTCGTGCAAATCGGTGAGGTCAAGACCGACATGATCGATCACATCAGGGAATTCGGCCCGGCGCGTCGCACGATCGAGCGGTCCATCAAATGGCGCATGATTCCGCCGTCCGCATTGGAACCTGAGGTCGTCGCCACCGCGATCGTCGACGCGATCGAGCGCAACCGTCGCCACGTGATTCTGCCGCGTCAGATCGTGCCGATGGCCATGTTCACCGAGTTCCCGCGCCGGGTATCGGAAATCATGCTCACCGGCATCGACCAGGACAGCGACTGACAATGGCGGGCCAGGGGCTGGACCTGTCGGGAAAGGTCGCGATCATCACCGGGGCCGCGCGCGGGCAAGGCGCTGCCGAGGCCCGACTGTTCGCCTCCCTCGGCGCCCGGGTCGTGCTGACCGACATTTTCGCCGACGAGGGCCGGCGGGTTGCCTCCTCGATCGGCGCGGCGGCACACTTTGTCTGCCATGACGTCGGTGACGAGAATGGTTGGGCGGCAACGGTTGACACCGCCGTCAAGGAGTTCGGACGTGTCGACGTCCTCGTCAACAACGCGGCGATCTGCGATGTCCATCCGCTTGTCGATCAGAGCCTCGACAGTTTCGAACGAATGCTGCGGGTCAATCTCATCGGTGCATTTCTGGGTATCCAGGCGGTGGCGGAGCCGATGAAGGCGGTCGGCGGCGGGTCGATCATCAACGTGTCGTCGCAGGCGGGCCTGCAAGGCCTGGCCGGCTACGGCGCCTACGGCGCGTCGAAATGGGGGCTGCGGGGCATGTCCAAGGTCGCCGCGATCGAGTTGGGCCCCTTCGGTATTCGGGTCAACTCGG includes these proteins:
- a CDS encoding alpha/beta fold hydrolase; the encoded protein is MTPDVSYEATLREIATDAGVLRYHEAGDGPALLMLHGSGPGVTGWRNFRGVLPAFAEYFRCLILEFPGFGVSDDFGGHPMLTAFDAVVRFVDALGLDTVDIVGNSMGGGVAINYAVAHPDKVRRLVTIGGIGRNIFSPGPAEGIRLLQEFTEDPTRERLVRWLNSMVYHPETVTEELIEERWRDATRPETLAAARRMYGKAAFEQMVAAMDSSKGPQPWAIMHRIKAPMLITWGRDDRVSPLDMALIPMRTAPNAELHVFPNCGHWTMIEAKEAFESTVLAFLLRADGA
- a CDS encoding IclR family transcriptional regulator, whose protein sequence is MSAADTATSMVARVALIMNVFDEPGRRLRLDQVVTRTGLPRSSVHRILKQLESAGLFQRRPDGYCLAASPLPRTQMVDHSQLRGAASRTLERLHADTGLVVHLGVLFGRDVVYLDKVAGRSGVLVPTRVAGHTPAHASALGKAMLAQLPAEEVDAVVGERLEKRTRATIANLATLHQELARIRSRHGLAYDTEELAIGLCSVAAPIRTSDDGIAGLSLTGAVPMNRLQRTAPFVLRAARRISQQLGGTDPEAAVSGSQPTVSDTDSMLSRVLRTLTSDAWV
- a CDS encoding acyl-CoA dehydrogenase family protein — encoded protein: MAKAESVLTAVRALLPAIAEAAADVDRNGAVDPGTVARLQEAGFFSMLQPTSFGGLEGEPDDYLAATREISAACTSTGWLAGMLGVSTWHLALFDERAQHDVWDSDRRALLCASYAPTGRLERVNGDFRLSGRWSHCTGIDHASWLMAGALVVGDDGAAQDFVVALVPRHDYVVEANWNGLGLRGIGAHDVVVAGAIVPGYRTFGWVSPDQRSRLAPLYRLPQPILYTHTGTAPVLGAALGMLTARHPEVSHPLSAVAMADADLELSVLQMRRNVAELMDCARADATPEAELMLRSRRDQVVAFERAMAAIRLLAPDVDGELVERVWRDVQTAQMHVANDVERVLSVAGQFAFGLKVDAFIL
- a CDS encoding acyl-CoA dehydrogenase family protein is translated as MAEPSAVAREILDVVTPMAARQIGERAFADELIAGLRDSGVWRILQPVQYGGRAMAPEEFISVVCALAAIDGSIGWLTAMFNVATYHVAGLPHGVADEVWNSGGRSLVTACYRPEGQLVRSAEGPRLTGRWAAIAGAELADWVLLTALDDGGRCCVLVPRQEVQLAPAASSNGLRGAGICHVSVSGLGVDERRIFQSACASGQVDTNPPIPVVVGAGAAAVVVGAADGVWRVHVDQVRERLAASYGSEEVTDRMSSTVQVARAASDIDAANLQLATTLQAESRHAAAVAQRQAVVRARDTADRLLGCSRRHALDASDPVARLWQDVHAGCRLALGLLDGLDPN
- a CDS encoding wax ester/triacylglycerol synthase family O-acyltransferase — its product is MRRLKGEDNSFLAWENDVQPQHTIKAVVLDPARGHTPITFERVKAAAQGMVDRIEPLQWQLLMPRLRFGRPWWISRPRLDIDYHVKRVAAAAPGGDRELAATISAIFEPRLDRGRPPWQLWYVDGLAGGRIALVLKIHHAVADGMASLHLLETMYSTDPQARLPEPAVTPLPNERRPAPWIWLPLVMRHQLAALFGFPRIIARTARVTRTIRRRQKAGKPGYAAAFAAPGARFNAPLTSDRRFAYQRCDMQTIKQVTKTLGVTVNDVFLACCSGALREFLDRHAELPAETLTAVVPVSMRPPGAEIGWGNHVARWNVLLATNIADPVERLTAIAAATRTAREVQAERDALLQHDWMEYWPLFWFYSRALPLVGERMSHRPTFSLIASNMRGPQRRLYWGGAPIEQLISTGPLVFPMGLNFTGWSYEDQMTIGVLTCGDHVADPWEIADGLPRALAELAERASVGVESVEQAEGKTAAGVDVLPEPSNRV
- a CDS encoding AMP-binding protein gives rise to the protein MTRLQRLRVTARSIKVLREAGLSGGLMDGIRSATLVRKYGGFAGVIEAAAVRNTDAIAISDEFGDVTFAELNGRVNALARAWTARRIGPGDVIAMLCRDHRGLITVLAAANKVGAQLLLMNTGFAKPQLADVARREQVSVLVYDEEFTELLGAIDPGVRRFVSYRTAGTERGVDESLEGLIRSTSTEPVAPPDKPGGLTLLTSGTTGTPKGAPRGKTSPLFSAQLLDRVPRRRDETCMLAAPIFHGTGLGQAVLSLALGNRLVLRRKFDPEATLAAIESYRCNVLVVVPTMLQRILALPKDIRDRYDTSSLRIVFASGSAMPPDLVRRALDEFGPVLYNLYGSTELAVMTVAMPEDLLHDPRTAGRPPVGCAVRLYDAQGKRITAPGEIGRIFAGSNISFSGYTDGRKKDVIDGLLSSGDVGHFDETGRLYVDGRDDDMVISGGENVYPLEVENLICGHPDVAEAAVLGVDDPDFGQRLKAYVVRVEGSTVDADGIKDYVRANLARYKVPRDVEFLDVLPRNATGKLLRGQLTGGGVK
- a CDS encoding alpha/beta hydrolase, encoding MTDVDSMKQEVAARMSAAFASIVAGNGDAAEVRASLRASRRPAIGVPVSRIEERSIAGPGGKLRLRIYFPLNPDNSNGGPPVLIYFHGGGFVLCDLDSHDSCCRRLANGIGAVVVSVDYRLAPESPFPAAVDDAWAATEWVAAHMGELGGDPARLVVAGDSAGGNLAAVVAMIARDRGGPPIAFQLLIYPVVDQRRKSSATSPHTASGVLTAAHMQWFTEQYLGPDGDRTNVLASPILGEFGELPPAHIVTGELDPLCEEAEDYAGRLRGAGVPATVRRYERGFHGFFNLADHLPIARQASDDVCAVVRDVLSRKPSQDRPSPKGTSCN
- a CDS encoding SDR family NAD(P)-dependent oxidoreductase, which produces MQLSHTRALVTGASRGLGKSIAEVLARRGADVALVARSGDSLAVLAKELGGTAYPTDLCDPDAVEQLVDRVEADGPVDVLVNNAGIDHVGRFPEASAQQVRDLLQVNLAAPMELCRQLMPRMVQKGRGHIVNVSSFGAISQGPGVTLYGTSKAGLSHFTAGIRSELRGKPVGTTLVQIGEVKTDMIDHIREFGPARRTIERSIKWRMIPPSALEPEVVATAIVDAIERNRRHVILPRQIVPMAMFTEFPRRVSEIMLTGIDQDSD
- a CDS encoding glucose 1-dehydrogenase; its protein translation is MAGQGLDLSGKVAIITGAARGQGAAEARLFASLGARVVLTDIFADEGRRVASSIGAAAHFVCHDVGDENGWAATVDTAVKEFGRVDVLVNNAAICDVHPLVDQSLDSFERMLRVNLIGAFLGIQAVAEPMKAVGGGSIINVSSQAGLQGLAGYGAYGASKWGLRGMSKVAAIELGPFGIRVNSVHPGMIDTPMVAHLDVERGPGGHPGAPLTRVGTPEEVADVVAFLASDSSSYITGAELAVDGGASAGRVPTPTATAVPR